The genomic window TACTTTGAATCCTTAATATTTCATCTTTCCTATGTTGTTTTACTTCCTCTGGTATTTGGTTAGGCAAGGTAGATGCACTTGTGCCTTCCTCTGAAACATAACAAAATGCCCCTAGCCAATCAAATTCGGCGGCTAAGATAAATTCACATAATTTATTAAAATCATCTTGTGTTTCTCCTGGATAACCTAACATAACAGTAGTACGCAATACTATATCTTTTATATCAGTTTTTAGATTTTCAATAAGTTTATATAAATGATCAATATTATGTTTTCTATTCATACTTTGCAATATTTTATTTGAAGCATGCTGAATAGGTATATCCAAATATGGAACGATTTTTTCATGTTTTTTAATGAGGTTTATTATGTCCTCATTTAAATTTGATGGATGAACATACATTAAACGTATCCATTCAAGTCCCTCTATAGAACATAACTCTTCAAGAAGAGTTTTTAAATTAGGGTGACCAATTAATTCATTTCCATATGAAGTTGTATCTTGTGCTATAATTACTAATTCTTTAATTTTGTTTAATGATACTAATTTTTTAGATTCTTTTATAATATTATCATATGGTCGCGACCTTAAGTTGCCACGAATTAGTGGAATTGCACAATAACTACATTTATTATTACATCCTTCTGCAATTTTAACATAAGCCCAGCCTGGTGGTGTAGATAGTATTCTTGGACCCTCTTCTATATAATGAACTGTTGGATAATCAATAAATACTTTTTGTTGCTTATTGATTATTTTTTTAATTGCCTTATCTATATTCACAAAAGATGAAATGCCTATTATACCATCTAATTCAGGTATTTCCCTAATTATTTCTTCTCCATATCGTTGTATGAGACAACCAGTTGCAATAAGATATTTTAACTGTCCATATTTTTTTAGTTCACTAGTTTTTAATATATTATCTATTGCTTCTTCTTTAGCCTCAGTTATAAATCCACAAGTATTTATAATAACTATTTCTGCTACCTCTAGTTTATTTACAATTTTATAACCATTACTTTTTAAAATTCCCATCATTACTTCAGTATCAACTTGGTTCTTAGCACATCCTAGACTAATAAAACCTACATTCATTGTATATAATTTCTCCTTAGTCTGCTGTAAAAGTCAATTTTTCTGGTTGCCAACTTTCACCTATAGGCTCAAGCTTTTCACCATTTAATGTTAAATTTATTCCTCCAGCATTTCCTGCATGTATAAAAATCTCTTCCTCACCTTCATAAAATATTTCTTCACCAATATTTAAAACACCAGAAAATTTTTGTTCTCCATCAACTACAATCTCTAACCAACATCTTTCACTAGCTTCTATTAATAAACTTACTGTAGCTTCTTCCTCTACATCAGTAATTTCTTTTTCTTTTTCAACTGGGTCTCTAGGATCAACAACTTGAGGTGGTTGTTCAGTACGTTCACCAAATCCTTTATCTAAAAAATAACCAACTAAAATATTTCCTAAAAATATCGCTATAAATAAAAATATTAGGCCTGCTAAAATATTTTTGTAATTAATTTTTGAAAAGTAACTTATAGGCTTTTCTTCATTAGGTTTAGATATTTGGGCTAATACCTCTTCGTTAGGAGTATTATCGTATGCTATTTGCAAAAATTCTTCAGCCATTTCTTGGGGATCTAAATCCAAAAATTTTGCATACCTTTTTACAAAGCCAACTGCATATACCTTTGGAGGCAGGTTCTCGAACTCTTCGTTTTC from Candidatus Syntrophocurvum alkaliphilum includes these protein-coding regions:
- the rimO gene encoding 30S ribosomal protein S12 methylthiotransferase RimO — translated: MNVGFISLGCAKNQVDTEVMMGILKSNGYKIVNKLEVAEIVIINTCGFITEAKEEAIDNILKTSELKKYGQLKYLIATGCLIQRYGEEIIREIPELDGIIGISSFVNIDKAIKKIINKQQKVFIDYPTVHYIEEGPRILSTPPGWAYVKIAEGCNNKCSYCAIPLIRGNLRSRPYDNIIKESKKLVSLNKIKELVIIAQDTTSYGNELIGHPNLKTLLEELCSIEGLEWIRLMYVHPSNLNEDIINLIKKHEKIVPYLDIPIQHASNKILQSMNRKHNIDHLYKLIENLKTDIKDIVLRTTVMLGYPGETQDDFNKLCEFILAAEFDWLGAFCYVSEEGTSASTLPNQIPEEVKQHRKDEILRIQSKITRNKNIARIDREEKILVTSRLDKNLYLGRGYFQAPDVDGVTIIKTDKSLKLGEFSPVKFKGVRNYDMIGEYIHEST
- a CDS encoding helix-turn-helix domain-containing protein: MADIGDKFRKERLSKGYTLEAIEEETKIRKHYLDSIENEEFENLPPKVYAVGFVKRYAKFLDLDPQEMAEEFLQIAYDNTPNEEVLAQISKPNEEKPISYFSKINYKNILAGLIFLFIAIFLGNILVGYFLDKGFGERTEQPPQVVDPRDPVEKEKEITDVEEEATVSLLIEASERCWLEIVVDGEQKFSGVLNIGEEIFYEGEEEIFIHAGNAGGINLTLNGEKLEPIGESWQPEKLTFTAD